From a single Buchnera aphidicola (Aphis craccivora) genomic region:
- the rplO gene encoding 50S ribosomal protein L15 translates to MHLNSLSPSYGSKKNRKRLGRGIGSGFGKTAGRGHKGQKSRSGGSINRGFEGGQMPLYRRLPKFGFRSRKKNITTEVRLSQISQLSTNIIDLNTLKEQNIINKNIKYVKIILSGELKVPLILRGLRITRGARIAIENNGGKIEG, encoded by the coding sequence ATGCATTTAAATAGTTTATCTCCATCATATGGATCTAAAAAAAACCGAAAACGATTAGGTCGGGGTATTGGTTCTGGTTTTGGAAAAACTGCCGGAAGAGGGCATAAGGGTCAAAAATCTAGATCTGGTGGTAGTATAAATCGTGGTTTTGAAGGTGGTCAAATGCCTTTATACAGAAGACTTCCTAAATTTGGATTTAGATCTAGAAAAAAAAATATTACTACCGAAGTGAGATTATCTCAAATATCACAATTATCAACTAATATAATTGATTTAAATACTTTAAAAGAACAAAATATTATTAATAAAAATATTAAATATGTAAAAATTATTCTTTCAGGAGAACTAAAAGTACCTTTAATATTGCGTGGATTACGTATTACTCGAGGCGCCCGTATAGCTATTGAAAATAATGGCGGTAAAATTGAAGGATAA
- the rpmD gene encoding 50S ribosomal protein L30 — protein MKTIKITQIKSSIGRIPRHKKTLFGLGLRHIGHTVILEDTPSIRGMIKKVSYILKIQEK, from the coding sequence ATGAAAACTATTAAAATTACTCAAATTAAAAGTTCAATAGGAAGAATCCCTAGACATAAAAAAACATTGTTTGGTTTAGGATTACGTCATATTGGGCATACCGTTATTCTTGAAGATACTCCTTCGATTCGAGGAATGATTAAAAAAGTATCGTATATTTTAAAAATACAAGAGAAATAA
- the rpsE gene encoding 30S ribosomal protein S5 gives MANIEKKNNNELQEKLITVNRVSKTVKGGRIFSFTALTVVGNGNGRVGFGYGKAREVPAAIQKAMEKARRNMITIPLVNKTLQHPLKGSHTGSNIFMKPASDGTGIIAGGAMRAVLEVAGVHNVLAKTYGSTNPINVVRATMNGLINMKSPEMIAAKRDKSIKYILGG, from the coding sequence ATGGCTAACATTGAAAAAAAAAATAATAATGAATTACAAGAAAAATTAATAACTGTTAATCGTGTCTCTAAAACAGTAAAAGGTGGTCGTATTTTTTCATTTACAGCTTTAACAGTAGTAGGTAATGGAAATGGACGAGTTGGTTTTGGTTATGGGAAAGCACGTGAAGTTCCAGCAGCAATTCAAAAAGCTATGGAAAAAGCAAGACGTAATATGATTACTATACCATTAGTTAATAAAACTTTACAACATCCTTTAAAAGGATCTCACACCGGATCTAACATTTTTATGAAACCTGCTTCAGATGGTACTGGTATTATTGCAGGAGGTGCTATGCGAGCTGTTTTAGAAGTTGCTGGAGTACATAATGTGCTTGCTAAAACATATGGATCCACTAATCCTATTAATGTAGTTCGAGCTACTATGAATGGCTTGATTAATATGAAATCTCCAGAAATGATAGCAGCAAAAAGAGATAAATCTATTAAATATATATTAGGAGGGTAA
- the rplR gene encoding 50S ribosomal protein L18 — MIVSKNYKINSRIRRLKKLRCQMKSLGATRLVIHRTSRHIYAQIISSESKVLVCASTLEKEIKFSLKYTGNKEAAKIIGKIIAERALSKSISNVSFDRSGFKYHGRIKALANSARNFGLKF, encoded by the coding sequence ATGATTGTTTCTAAAAATTATAAAATAAACTCTCGTATACGTAGATTGAAAAAATTACGTTGTCAAATGAAATCATTAGGTGCTACTCGTTTAGTTATTCATCGTACTTCTCGACATATTTATGCTCAAATAATTTCTTCTGAATCAAAAGTTTTAGTTTGTGCCTCTACTCTAGAAAAAGAAATTAAATTTAGTTTAAAATATACTGGAAATAAAGAAGCTGCTAAAATTATTGGAAAAATTATTGCTGAAAGAGCTTTGTCAAAAAGCATATCTAATGTTTCATTTGATCGTTCTGGTTTTAAATATCATGGCCGTATAAAAGCATTAGCAAACTCTGCTCGAAATTTTGGATTAAAGTTTTAA
- the rplF gene encoding 50S ribosomal protein L6: MSRVAKRPISIPKDIKVELNSQSISIQGKHGHLLRTIHPSVEIKYLNNIITFSARLGFSDGWAQAGTSRALVSSMITGVSKKFSKKLQFSGVGYRVSITKDNIINMSLGYSHPILYSLPPYIEVECLSPTEIVIKGVDKQLVGQVAANLRSYRKPEPYKGKGIRYSDEIVRVKEAKKK, translated from the coding sequence ATGTCTCGTGTTGCTAAACGTCCAATTTCAATTCCTAAAGATATTAAAGTTGAATTAAATTCACAATCAATATCTATTCAAGGAAAACATGGTCATCTTTTACGTACTATTCATCCTTCAGTTGAAATAAAATATTTAAATAATATAATTACTTTTTCGGCACGTTTAGGTTTTTCAGATGGTTGGGCACAAGCCGGTACATCAAGAGCTCTTGTTTCTTCGATGATTACAGGAGTATCAAAAAAGTTTAGCAAAAAATTGCAATTTTCTGGTGTAGGTTATCGTGTTTCAATAACAAAAGATAATATTATTAATATGTCTTTAGGGTATTCTCACCCTATTTTATATTCTTTACCTCCTTATATTGAAGTCGAATGTTTATCTCCTACAGAAATTGTTATTAAAGGAGTAGATAAGCAATTAGTCGGACAAGTTGCAGCTAATTTAAGGTCTTATCGTAAACCTGAACCTTATAAAGGAAAAGGTATTCGATATTCAGATGAAATTGTGCGTGTAAAAGAGGCTAAAAAAAAGTAA
- the rpsH gene encoding 30S ribosomal protein S8, giving the protein MSMQDPVADMLTRIRNGQSANKYSVKIPSSKLKYSIIKLLKKEGYINDYSISNIKDKNKLELEVILKYFKGKSVIEKIQRVSRPSLRIYKKKNDLPKVMAGLGIAIISTSHGIMTDHMARKSGLGGEIICYVA; this is encoded by the coding sequence ATGAGTATGCAAGATCCAGTAGCTGATATGTTAACACGTATTAGAAACGGTCAATCAGCGAACAAATATTCTGTTAAAATACCTTCTTCTAAATTAAAATATTCCATAATAAAATTATTAAAAAAAGAAGGTTATATTAACGATTATAGTATAAGTAATATAAAAGATAAAAACAAATTAGAATTAGAAGTGATTTTAAAGTATTTCAAAGGAAAATCTGTAATAGAAAAAATTCAACGGGTAAGTCGTCCAAGTTTACGAATATATAAAAAAAAGAATGATTTACCTAAAGTTATGGCTGGATTAGGTATTGCTATAATTTCTACTTCTCATGGTATTATGACAGATCATATGGCACGAAAATCTGGTCTCGGTGGCGAAATTATATGTTACGTGGCTTAA
- the rpsN gene encoding 30S ribosomal protein S14: MAKQSMKAREAKRIKLANKFYTQRMALKNIINNTNLSEEERWNAVLKLQVFPRDSSPSRQRNRCRQTGRPHAFLRKFGLSRIKVREAAMKGEIPGLKKASW, encoded by the coding sequence ATGGCCAAACAATCAATGAAAGCACGTGAAGCAAAACGTATAAAATTAGCTAATAAATTTTACACTCAACGTATGGCATTAAAAAATATTATTAATAACACTAATCTTTCAGAAGAAGAGCGTTGGAATGCTGTACTTAAATTACAAGTTTTTCCTCGTGATTCTAGCCCATCTCGACAAAGAAATCGATGTCGTCAAACAGGTCGTCCACATGCTTTTTTGCGAAAATTTGGTCTTAGTCGCATTAAAGTCAGAGAAGCAGCTATGAAAGGTGAAATTCCTGGTTTAAAAAAAGCTAGTTGGTAA
- the rplE gene encoding 50S ribosomal protein L5, with amino-acid sequence MTKLYSYYKTKIVKNLMTTLNYSSIMQVPRIDKIVLNMGVGSAASDKKTLENAILDLTAISGQKPIITKARKSVAGFKIRKGYPIGCKVTLRGKRKWDFLERLISIAIPRIRDFRGFSINSFDGQGNYSLGIREQIIFPEIDYDKIDRVRGLDVTIATTAKSNHEGHLLLSAFNFPFRK; translated from the coding sequence ATGACTAAATTATATAGTTATTATAAAACAAAAATAGTCAAAAATCTTATGACAACATTAAATTATAGTTCTATTATGCAAGTCCCTAGAATTGATAAAATCGTTTTAAATATGGGTGTAGGATCTGCTGCTTCTGATAAAAAAACTTTAGAGAATGCTATTTTAGATTTAACTGCAATATCTGGACAAAAACCAATAATTACTAAAGCAAGAAAATCTGTGGCTGGTTTTAAAATTCGAAAAGGTTATCCTATTGGGTGCAAAGTAACATTACGTGGTAAAAGAAAATGGGATTTTTTAGAACGTTTAATTAGTATTGCAATTCCTCGTATTAGAGATTTTCGAGGCTTTTCAATTAATTCCTTTGATGGTCAAGGAAATTATAGCTTAGGAATACGAGAGCAGATTATTTTTCCTGAAATTGATTACGATAAAATTGATCGTGTTCGCGGATTAGATGTAACAATTGCAACTACTGCAAAATCAAATCATGAAGGTCATTTATTATTATCTGCGTTTAATTTTCCTTTCCGTAAATAA
- the rplX gene encoding 50S ribosomal protein L24, protein MALKFRQNDEVIILTGKEKGKKGIIKNILSPNKVIIQGLNLVKKHQKPVPSQNKKGGILEKEAPIHISNIAIFNPESKKSDRIGFRFEEGKKVRFFKSNGKTVKK, encoded by the coding sequence ATGGCATTAAAGTTTCGTCAAAATGATGAAGTAATTATTTTAACAGGAAAAGAAAAAGGTAAAAAAGGTATAATTAAAAATATTTTATCTCCTAATAAAGTAATTATTCAAGGTTTAAATTTAGTAAAAAAACATCAAAAACCCGTTCCTTCTCAAAATAAAAAGGGTGGTATTCTTGAAAAAGAAGCACCTATACATATTTCAAATATCGCTATTTTTAATCCAGAGTCTAAAAAATCAGACCGTATTGGTTTTAGATTCGAAGAAGGTAAAAAAGTTCGTTTTTTCAAATCAAATGGGAAAACAGTTAAAAAATAG
- the rplN gene encoding 50S ribosomal protein L14: MIQEQTILNVADNSGARSAMCIKVLGGSRRRYARIGDIIKITVKEAIPRGKVKKGEVLKAVVVRTKKGVRRSDGSTIRFDNNACVVLNNNEQPVGTRIFGPVTRELRNEKFMKIISLAPEVL, translated from the coding sequence ATGATTCAGGAACAAACTATTTTAAATGTAGCTGATAATTCTGGAGCACGTTCAGCTATGTGTATTAAAGTATTAGGTGGTTCTCGTCGTCGTTATGCTAGAATAGGTGATATAATTAAGATTACAGTAAAAGAAGCTATACCTAGAGGAAAAGTAAAAAAAGGAGAAGTATTAAAAGCAGTTGTTGTTAGAACAAAAAAAGGAGTTAGAAGATCTGACGGTTCTACTATTCGTTTTGACAATAATGCTTGCGTAGTTTTAAATAATAATGAACAACCAGTGGGAACTCGTATTTTCGGTCCTGTCACTCGAGAATTAAGAAATGAAAAATTTATGAAAATTATTTCATTAGCTCCTGAAGTTTTATAA
- the rpsQ gene encoding 30S ribosomal protein S17: MEKVRILQGRVISDKMHKSAVVSIERFVKHAIYKKFVKKTTKLHIHDEKNECAIGDLIEIRESRPISKTKSWVLVRVVEKTIF; encoded by the coding sequence ATGGAAAAAGTTCGTATTTTACAAGGTCGTGTTATAAGCGACAAAATGCACAAATCAGCTGTAGTATCAATTGAACGATTTGTAAAACATGCGATTTATAAAAAATTTGTTAAAAAAACTACTAAACTTCATATTCATGATGAAAAAAATGAGTGTGCTATAGGTGATTTAATAGAAATTCGAGAATCTAGACCAATTTCTAAAACTAAATCTTGGGTTTTAGTTCGTGTTGTTGAAAAAACTATTTTTTAA
- the rpmC gene encoding 50S ribosomal protein L29, with amino-acid sequence MKELLKFRKKNSQDLNIEILQLLREQFNLRMQSASGKLKQPHLLRKVRRNIAKIKTILTEKERLK; translated from the coding sequence ATGAAGGAGTTATTAAAATTTCGAAAAAAAAATTCACAAGATCTTAATATAGAAATATTACAATTATTGAGAGAACAATTTAATCTTCGCATGCAATCTGCATCTGGAAAATTAAAACAACCACATTTATTACGAAAAGTCAGACGAAATATTGCAAAAATAAAAACGATATTAACTGAAAAAGAGCGTCTTAAATAA
- the rplP gene encoding 50S ribosomal protein L16, producing MLQPKRTKFRKMHKGRNRGLVIGANIDFGIFGLKAVDRGRLTARQIESARRAITRCIKRQGKIWIRIFPDKPITQKPLEVRMGKGKGNVEYWVALIQPGKILYEIDGVSEEESRVAFKLAASKLPIKTTFVTKMVM from the coding sequence ATGTTGCAACCAAAACGTACTAAATTTCGTAAAATGCATAAAGGTAGAAATCGTGGTCTTGTAATTGGTGCTAATATTGATTTTGGTATTTTTGGACTAAAAGCTGTTGATCGAGGACGTTTAACGGCTCGACAAATTGAATCTGCACGAAGAGCTATAACACGTTGTATTAAAAGACAAGGAAAAATTTGGATACGTATTTTCCCTGACAAACCTATTACACAAAAACCATTAGAAGTTCGAATGGGAAAAGGAAAAGGTAATGTTGAGTATTGGGTTGCTCTAATACAACCTGGTAAAATTCTTTATGAAATAGATGGAGTATCTGAAGAAGAGTCTCGTGTAGCGTTTAAGTTAGCTGCATCAAAATTGCCTATTAAAACTACTTTTGTAACTAAAATGGTGATGTAA
- the rpsC gene encoding 30S ribosomal protein S3: protein MGQKVHPNGMRLGIIKKWNSVWFSNTKEFADHLDSDYKVRQFLMKELIKASVSRIVIERPAKSIRVTIYTARPGIVIGKKGEDVEKLRIVIAKITGVPAQINISEVKKPELDAKLVSDSITSQLERRVMFRRAMKRSVQNAMRQGAKGIKVEVSGRLGGAEIARREWYREGRVPLHTLRANIDYSISEAHTTYGVIGVKVWIFKGEILGGMSTIEQLEKKPSIPSKKQHRKNRK, encoded by the coding sequence ATGGGTCAAAAAGTCCATCCTAATGGCATGCGATTGGGTATAATTAAAAAGTGGAACTCTGTATGGTTTTCAAATACTAAAGAGTTTGCGGATCATTTGGATAGTGATTATAAAGTTCGTCAATTTTTAATGAAAGAATTAATAAAAGCATCAGTTTCTCGTATTGTAATTGAAAGGCCTGCGAAGAGTATTCGTGTTACTATCTATACAGCTAGACCAGGTATTGTAATAGGCAAAAAAGGCGAAGATGTTGAAAAGCTAAGAATTGTTATTGCAAAAATCACTGGTGTTCCAGCTCAAATTAATATTTCTGAAGTTAAAAAACCTGAATTAGATGCCAAACTTGTTTCAGATAGTATTACTTCTCAATTAGAACGAAGAGTTATGTTTCGAAGAGCTATGAAAAGATCTGTTCAAAATGCAATGAGACAAGGAGCAAAAGGTATTAAGGTAGAAGTAAGTGGTAGACTAGGTGGTGCTGAAATAGCTCGTAGAGAATGGTATAGAGAGGGAAGAGTTCCATTACATACTCTTCGTGCAAATATTGATTATAGTATTTCAGAAGCACATACAACATATGGTGTAATAGGTGTAAAAGTTTGGATTTTTAAAGGTGAAATATTAGGTGGAATGTCAACTATTGAGCAATTAGAAAAAAAACCATCTATTCCATCAAAAAAGCAACATCGTAAAAATCGAAAGTAG
- the rplV gene encoding 50S ribosomal protein L22: METLAQHRKARSSAQKIRLIADLIRGKKVPQALNILSFNNKKAAVLVKKVLESAIANAEHNDGVDIDQLKVKNIFVDEGSAMKRMMPRAKGRADRILKRTSHITVIVSDC; encoded by the coding sequence ATGGAAACTTTAGCTCAACATCGAAAAGCTCGATCTTCTGCTCAAAAAATTCGTTTGATAGCAGATTTAATTCGTGGTAAAAAAGTGCCACAAGCATTAAACATACTAAGTTTTAACAATAAAAAAGCAGCAGTTTTAGTCAAAAAAGTACTAGAATCAGCTATAGCAAATGCAGAACATAATGATGGTGTTGATATAGATCAATTAAAAGTTAAAAATATATTTGTAGATGAAGGTTCCGCAATGAAAAGAATGATGCCTCGTGCTAAAGGGCGAGCGGATCGAATTTTAAAACGTACTAGTCATATTACTGTAATTGTTTCTGATTGTTAA
- the rpsS gene encoding 30S ribosomal protein S19 — MPRSLKKGPFIDVSLFKKVEKAVKLNDKKPLKTWSRRSTVFPNMVGLTISVHNGRNHIPVFITEEMVGHKLGEFSLTRTYRGHTADKKVKKR; from the coding sequence ATGCCACGTTCCTTGAAAAAAGGTCCTTTTATTGATGTTAGTTTATTTAAAAAAGTAGAAAAAGCAGTAAAATTAAATGATAAAAAACCTTTAAAAACCTGGTCTAGACGTTCAACAGTATTTCCTAATATGGTTGGTTTAACAATATCTGTTCATAATGGTCGAAATCATATTCCAGTTTTTATTACTGAAGAAATGGTTGGACATAAATTAGGTGAATTTTCTTTAACTCGTACCTATAGAGGACATACTGCAGATAAAAAAGTGAAAAAACGTTAG
- the rplB gene encoding 50S ribosomal protein L2: MAIVKCKPTSPGRRHVIKVVNKELYKGNPHSSLITKKSKTGGRNNNGRITTRHIGGGHKRAYRIIDFKRNKDNIDAVIERFEYDPNRSSNIALILYKDGTRSYILAPKGLKIGDTITSGLNVPIKIGNTLPIKNIPIGSFIHNVEMKPGKGGQIARSAGSYVQLVARDKDYATLRLRSGEMRKTESNCRGTIGEVGNSEHMLKVLGKAGASRWVGTRPTVRGTAMNPVDHPHGGGEGRNFGKHPVTPWGVQTKGRKTRKNKRTEKFILRHRHK; the protein is encoded by the coding sequence ATGGCGATTGTTAAATGTAAACCAACATCTCCAGGTCGACGTCATGTTATTAAAGTTGTCAATAAGGAATTATATAAAGGCAATCCACATTCTTCACTTATTACAAAAAAAAGTAAAACTGGAGGTCGGAATAATAACGGTCGGATTACCACTAGACATATAGGAGGTGGACATAAACGAGCATATCGTATTATAGATTTTAAAAGAAATAAAGATAATATAGATGCCGTTATAGAAAGGTTTGAATATGATCCTAATCGATCTTCTAATATTGCTTTAATATTGTATAAAGATGGAACACGAAGTTATATTTTAGCTCCTAAAGGTTTAAAAATAGGTGATACTATTACATCTGGACTAAATGTTCCTATAAAAATAGGAAATACTTTACCAATTAAGAATATTCCTATTGGCTCATTCATTCATAATGTTGAAATGAAACCAGGAAAAGGAGGTCAAATTGCCAGATCTGCAGGAAGTTATGTTCAATTAGTTGCTCGTGATAAAGATTATGCAACTTTACGATTAAGATCTGGAGAAATGAGAAAAACTGAGTCTAATTGCAGAGGGACAATCGGTGAAGTAGGGAACTCAGAACATATGTTGAAAGTTCTAGGAAAAGCTGGTGCTTCAAGATGGGTTGGAACTCGACCAACTGTTCGAGGTACTGCTATGAACCCAGTAGATCATCCTCATGGAGGTGGTGAAGGAAGAAATTTTGGAAAGCATCCAGTAACTCCTTGGGGTGTTCAAACAAAGGGAAGAAAGACTCGAAAAAATAAACGTACTGAAAAATTTATTTTACGTCATCGTCATAAATAA
- the rplW gene encoding 50S ribosomal protein L23: MISEERLLKILLSPHISEKSSILMEKFNTVVLKVLKSSTKYEIKSAVQKLFNIQVESIKTVCVQGKKKRQSNRIVLRKDWKKAYIKIKKGQNLDFMGNLE; encoded by the coding sequence ATGATTTCTGAAGAGCGTTTGTTAAAAATATTACTCTCTCCACATATTTCTGAAAAATCGTCTATATTGATGGAAAAGTTTAATACTGTTGTTTTAAAAGTTTTAAAAAGTTCTACTAAATATGAAATTAAATCTGCAGTACAAAAGTTATTTAATATACAAGTAGAAAGTATTAAAACAGTGTGTGTTCAAGGTAAAAAAAAGCGCCAATCTAATCGTATTGTTTTACGTAAAGATTGGAAAAAAGCATATATTAAAATAAAAAAAGGTCAAAATTTAGACTTTATGGGAAATTTAGAGTAG
- the rplD gene encoding 50S ribosomal protein L4 — MELVVKDVQNLLSVSEIIFARDFNEALIHQVVVAYSASTRQGTRAQKSRADVSGSGRKPWRQKGTGRARAGSFRSPIWRSGGVTFAAKPQEHSQKINKKMYRGALKSIFSELIRQKRLIIFKNFSLTLPKTKLLVEKLKEINLKNVLIITYKLDKNLFLASRNLYSVDVKDINSIDPVSLIAFDHVVITVEALKKIEEILS; from the coding sequence ATGGAATTAGTAGTTAAAGACGTGCAAAACCTTCTTAGTGTTTCTGAAATCATTTTTGCTCGAGATTTTAATGAAGCTCTAATTCATCAAGTGGTTGTTGCTTATTCAGCGTCTACTCGTCAAGGTACGAGAGCACAAAAAAGTCGTGCTGATGTTTCTGGTTCAGGTAGAAAACCATGGCGCCAAAAAGGAACAGGACGTGCTCGTGCAGGTTCTTTCAGAAGTCCTATTTGGCGTTCAGGAGGAGTAACATTTGCAGCAAAACCTCAAGAACATTCTCAAAAAATTAACAAAAAAATGTATCGTGGTGCATTAAAAAGTATTTTTTCTGAATTAATACGTCAAAAAAGACTCATTATTTTTAAAAATTTTTCATTAACGTTACCTAAAACAAAATTATTAGTTGAAAAGTTAAAAGAAATAAATTTAAAAAATGTTCTTATTATTACCTATAAATTAGATAAAAATTTATTTCTTGCTTCTAGAAATTTATATTCAGTTGATGTAAAAGATATAAATTCCATAGATCCAGTTAGTTTAATCGCTTTTGATCATGTTGTAATTACTGTAGAAGCTTTAAAAAAAATAGAGGAAATACTTTCATGA
- the rplC gene encoding 50S ribosomal protein L3: MIGLVGKKVGMTRIFTKEGCSVPVTVIEFKENRITQIKNIKTDGYCAIQITTGIKKLNRLKKPQSGHYLKAGVIPGCGLWEFKTNLNENFKLGQSVEINIFNKVKKVDITGFSKGKGFSGTVKRWNFRTQDATHGNSLSHRVPGSIGQNQTPGRVFKGKKMAGQLGNKRVTVQNLNIIRIDENRNLLLVKGAVPGPVGSDLIVKPAIKI; encoded by the coding sequence ATGATTGGTTTAGTTGGTAAAAAAGTTGGTATGACTCGTATTTTTACCAAGGAAGGATGCTCGGTTCCTGTTACCGTAATTGAATTTAAAGAGAATCGAATAACACAAATAAAAAATATAAAAACCGATGGATATTGTGCTATTCAGATTACAACAGGTATAAAAAAATTAAATAGACTTAAAAAACCACAATCAGGTCATTATTTAAAAGCAGGTGTTATTCCAGGCTGTGGTTTATGGGAATTTAAAACAAATTTAAATGAAAATTTTAAATTAGGACAAAGTGTTGAAATTAATATTTTTAATAAGGTTAAAAAAGTAGATATTACAGGTTTTTCTAAAGGAAAAGGTTTTTCTGGTACTGTAAAACGTTGGAATTTTCGCACTCAAGATGCAACACATGGAAACTCATTATCTCATAGAGTACCAGGATCTATTGGTCAAAATCAAACTCCTGGTAGAGTCTTTAAAGGAAAAAAAATGGCAGGACAATTAGGAAATAAACGTGTTACAGTACAAAATTTAAACATAATACGTATTGATGAAAATCGTAATTTACTTCTAGTAAAAGGCGCCGTTCCTGGCCCTGTAGGTAGTGATCTTATTGTTAAACCAGCTATTAAGATTTGA
- the rpsJ gene encoding 30S ribosomal protein S10 translates to MQNQRIRIRLKAFDHRLIDQSTTEIVETAKRTGAQVRGPIPLPTRKERFTILISPHVNKDARDQYEIRTHKRLIDIVEPTEKTVDALMRLDLAAGVDVQISLG, encoded by the coding sequence ATGCAGAACCAAAGAATTCGTATTCGTTTAAAGGCATTTGATCATAGATTAATTGATCAATCAACTACAGAAATTGTTGAAACAGCAAAAAGAACTGGTGCACAAGTACGTGGACCTATTCCACTTCCAACTCGTAAAGAACGGTTTACAATTTTAATTTCTCCACATGTTAATAAGGATGCACGTGATCAATATGAGATTCGTACACATAAACGATTGATTGATATAGTAGAGCCTACTGAAAAAACTGTTGATGCACTAATGCGGCTTGATCTTGCTGCTGGTGTAGATGTTCAAATTAGTTTAGGTTAA